The following proteins are co-located in the Pseudomonas cavernae genome:
- a CDS encoding DUF1285 domain-containing protein, translating into MSDPGKAGDLLAQIPKSEKKGLPPVHLWNPDFCGDIDMRIARDGTWYYLGTPIGRKPMVRLFSTIIRRDGDDYFLVTPVEKVGIKVDDAPFVAISVQVEGEGEEQLLRFVTNVEDEVLAGSAFPIRVALDPQTQEPAPYVLVRSNLEALIHRNVFYQLVELAVAREIDGQNWLGVWSDGQFFPIGPQPD; encoded by the coding sequence ATGAGTGACCCAGGCAAGGCCGGCGATCTGTTGGCGCAAATCCCCAAATCCGAGAAGAAAGGCCTGCCGCCCGTGCATCTGTGGAATCCGGATTTCTGCGGCGATATCGACATGCGTATCGCCCGGGATGGCACCTGGTATTACCTGGGTACACCAATTGGCCGCAAGCCGATGGTGCGCTTGTTCTCCACCATCATTCGTCGCGATGGCGATGACTACTTCTTGGTCACGCCGGTGGAAAAAGTCGGCATCAAGGTCGACGATGCGCCTTTTGTTGCTATCAGCGTGCAGGTGGAAGGCGAGGGTGAGGAGCAGTTGTTGCGCTTCGTGACTAACGTCGAGGATGAGGTGCTGGCGGGTTCGGCGTTTCCGATCCGGGTCGCATTGGATCCGCAAACCCAGGAACCGGCGCCTTATGTGCTTGTGCGCAGCAATCTTGAGGCGTTGATCCACCGCAACGTGTTCTACCAATTGGTCGAGCTGGCGGTAGCGCGTGAAATCGACGGCCAGAATTGGCTGGGAGTCTGGAGCGATGGGCAGTTCTTCCCCATCGGGCCGCAGCCCGACTGA
- a CDS encoding DUF4823 domain-containing protein — MRCLILLLTLLALGGCMKVSDLANGAHYQLSDAGVLDHGDTRRASPWRLQPDSFIYIGQGYFVPPGSAYPRPNVVAEEAFNGFVEYFPMVRRARNPLGLEEAMSHARAAGAHYLLYSRFASADDRIGTGDEWVDQEALDRLGVDRGVIQLMLIETNTRYLVDTARIRNRGGFLTFYDTKPEDLLGPPLQDYARRLLGLSE; from the coding sequence ATGCGCTGCTTGATTCTATTGCTGACACTACTGGCCCTGGGCGGCTGCATGAAGGTCAGCGATTTGGCCAATGGTGCGCACTATCAACTGAGTGACGCAGGTGTTCTCGACCACGGCGATACCCGACGCGCCAGTCCCTGGCGGTTGCAGCCAGACTCCTTCATCTATATCGGCCAGGGTTATTTTGTCCCGCCCGGCAGTGCCTATCCACGCCCTAACGTGGTGGCTGAGGAGGCCTTCAATGGCTTCGTCGAGTACTTTCCCATGGTGCGGCGAGCCCGTAATCCATTAGGGTTGGAAGAGGCTATGAGCCACGCGCGGGCCGCCGGAGCGCACTACTTGTTGTACAGCCGCTTTGCCAGCGCCGATGACCGTATTGGTACGGGCGATGAGTGGGTGGATCAGGAGGCGTTGGATCGCCTCGGTGTCGATCGCGGGGTGATTCAGTTGATGCTGATCGAAACCAATACCCGCTATCTGGTGGATACGGCGCGCATTCGCAATCGCGGCGGCTTTCTGACGTTTTACGATACCAAGCCGGAGGATCTGCTCGGTCCGCCGTTGCAGGATTATGCTCGTCGCCTGTTGGGGCTGAGCGAATAG
- a CDS encoding GTP 3',8-cyclase MoaA, giving the protein MIVDRQGRRFRNLRISLTAACNYACTYCVPDGKRLVAAQDELSAEAMVRGVTYLIEAAGIERLRITGGEPLVSPKLEPLLRGVGQLGLADISLTSNGQLLSRKLPLLLEAGIRRLNISLDTLDAEDFRKIARGGDLASVLDGLEQARAAGLKIKINMVPLRGQNLVQAVPLLEYCLERGFELRFIELMRMGHLARDPNAFLQQFVGMPELLARIGERYSYVQAEAPLDATALRYEIPGKGFFGVIANESVPFCRTCSRLRLSSTGWLHGCLSSSNRHYIGDLLDKPRHQALPALQRLLVKALADKQEVAFSGGVTVMKIIGG; this is encoded by the coding sequence ATGATCGTCGACCGCCAGGGCAGACGTTTTCGCAATCTGCGGATTAGCCTGACCGCCGCCTGTAATTACGCCTGCACCTACTGCGTGCCGGACGGCAAACGCTTGGTGGCGGCACAGGATGAGCTGTCTGCCGAGGCCATGGTGCGCGGCGTGACCTATCTGATCGAGGCTGCCGGGATCGAGCGGCTGCGCATCACCGGCGGCGAGCCATTGGTCAGTCCCAAACTGGAACCCTTGCTGCGTGGCGTCGGGCAATTGGGTTTGGCCGATATCAGTCTTACCAGCAATGGTCAGTTACTCAGCCGCAAGCTGCCCCTGCTGCTGGAAGCGGGTATTCGGCGCCTGAATATCTCGCTCGATACGCTCGATGCCGAGGATTTCCGCAAGATTGCTCGTGGCGGTGATCTGGCCAGCGTCCTCGATGGTCTGGAGCAGGCGCGGGCCGCCGGGCTGAAGATCAAGATCAACATGGTGCCGCTACGCGGGCAGAACCTCGTTCAGGCGGTGCCGCTGCTGGAATACTGCCTGGAGCGTGGCTTCGAGCTGCGTTTCATCGAGTTGATGCGTATGGGGCATCTAGCTCGCGATCCCAATGCCTTTTTGCAGCAGTTCGTCGGTATGCCGGAACTGCTGGCGCGGATTGGCGAGCGCTACAGCTACGTGCAGGCCGAGGCGCCGCTGGATGCCACGGCCCTGCGCTACGAGATTCCGGGTAAGGGTTTCTTCGGGGTGATTGCCAACGAGAGCGTGCCATTTTGCCGGACCTGCTCGCGGCTGCGCTTGTCCTCGACCGGTTGGCTGCATGGCTGTCTATCGTCGAGCAACCGGCATTACATCGGTGATTTGCTCGATAAACCCCGGCATCAGGCGCTGCCAGCATTGCAGCGGCTGTTGGTCAAGGCTCTGGCGGACAAGCAGGAAGTGGCGTTTTCCGGTGGCGTCACGGTGATGAAAATCATTGGTGGCTAA
- a CDS encoding TetR/AcrR family transcriptional regulator produces the protein MQKEPRKIREFRRREQEILDTALKLFLEQGEDSVTVEMIADAVGIGKGTIYKHFKSKAEIYLRLMLDYERDLNALFHSEDVARDKEALSRAYFEFRMRDPQRYRLFDRLEEKVVKGSQVPEMVEELHKIRASNFERLTLLIKGRIAEGKLEDVPAYFHYCAAWALVHGAVALYHSPFWSNVLEDQEGFFQFLMDIGVRMGNKRKRDGDPSAT, from the coding sequence ATGCAGAAAGAACCTCGTAAGATTCGTGAATTTCGCCGCCGCGAGCAGGAAATTCTCGATACGGCGCTGAAGCTTTTCCTCGAGCAGGGGGAAGACAGCGTGACGGTCGAGATGATCGCCGACGCCGTAGGTATTGGCAAAGGCACCATCTACAAGCATTTCAAGTCCAAGGCGGAGATCTATCTGCGCCTGATGCTGGATTATGAGCGCGACCTGAACGCCTTGTTTCATTCCGAGGATGTCGCTCGCGACAAGGAAGCGCTGTCACGTGCCTATTTCGAGTTCCGCATGCGCGACCCGCAGCGCTACCGCTTGTTCGACCGCCTGGAAGAGAAGGTGGTGAAGGGTAGCCAAGTGCCGGAGATGGTCGAGGAGCTGCACAAGATTCGCGCTTCCAACTTCGAGCGCCTGACGCTGCTGATCAAGGGGCGCATCGCCGAAGGCAAGCTGGAAGATGTGCCAGCCTACTTCCATTACTGCGCGGCCTGGGCTTTGGTGCATGGCGCTGTGGCGCTCTATCACTCGCCGTTCTGGAGCAATGTGCTGGAAGACCAGGAGGGCTTCTTCCAGTTCCTCATGGATATCGGCGTACGCATGGGCAACAAGCGTAAGCGCGATGGTGATCCTTCGGCTACTTGA
- a CDS encoding aminotransferase class V-fold PLP-dependent enzyme, producing MYAFQDEFTQAPGLRYLNHAAVAPWPRRAATAVTRFAEQNVLIGARDYPDWLILERNLRDRLKRLLNAPSRDDIALVKNTSEALSFVAFGLDWHAGDQVVISDEEFPSNRIVWEALKPRGVEVIQVNLTGSDPEGALLAACGPRTRLMSISAVQYASGLRLDLERLGQGCRQRSVLFCVDAIQQLGALPFDVQSCQCAFVMADGHKWMLGPEGLGVFYCRSDLRERLQLHEYGWHMIEHAGDYDRSDWQPARSAKRFECGSPNMLGAVALEASLSLLEEIGMSAVGQALHERVQWLQDGLEQLKGITLHSPRNPARRAGILTFSLAGWDNSALFGKLKSEQVVCAQRGGGIRFSPHFYTDVRVIEETLALLTQMASR from the coding sequence ATGTATGCCTTTCAAGACGAGTTTACTCAGGCCCCTGGTCTGCGTTATTTGAATCACGCCGCCGTCGCCCCCTGGCCACGCCGCGCAGCGACAGCCGTCACACGATTCGCCGAGCAGAACGTGTTGATCGGTGCGCGCGACTATCCTGACTGGCTGATTCTCGAGCGCAATCTGCGCGACCGCCTGAAACGCCTGCTCAACGCGCCGAGCCGCGATGACATCGCCTTGGTGAAGAACACCTCGGAAGCCTTATCCTTCGTCGCCTTCGGCCTTGATTGGCACGCCGGCGACCAAGTCGTCATCAGCGATGAGGAATTCCCCTCCAACCGTATCGTCTGGGAAGCCCTCAAGCCACGGGGTGTCGAAGTCATCCAGGTCAATCTGACCGGCAGTGATCCAGAAGGCGCCCTGCTCGCCGCATGCGGCCCTCGCACCCGGCTGATGTCAATCAGCGCCGTGCAATACGCCAGCGGCCTGCGCCTCGACCTGGAACGTCTGGGTCAAGGCTGCCGCCAGCGCAGCGTATTGTTCTGCGTCGATGCTATCCAACAACTCGGCGCCCTGCCCTTCGACGTGCAGAGTTGCCAATGCGCCTTCGTCATGGCCGACGGCCACAAATGGATGCTCGGTCCCGAAGGATTGGGGGTGTTCTATTGCCGCAGCGACCTCCGCGAACGGTTGCAACTGCACGAATACGGCTGGCACATGATCGAGCACGCAGGTGACTACGACCGCAGCGACTGGCAACCGGCGCGCAGTGCCAAGCGCTTCGAATGCGGTAGCCCGAATATGCTGGGCGCCGTGGCACTGGAAGCCAGCCTGTCGCTGCTGGAAGAAATCGGCATGAGTGCTGTCGGCCAGGCCCTGCATGAACGAGTGCAATGGCTGCAGGATGGACTCGAACAACTGAAAGGCATCACGTTGCACAGCCCACGCAATCCGGCCAGGCGAGCAGGTATTCTGACTTTCAGTCTGGCGGGGTGGGACAATTCTGCGCTGTTTGGCAAGCTAAAAAGCGAGCAGGTGGTGTGTGCTCAGCGCGGTGGCGGTATCCGTTTCTCTCCGCACTTTTACACTGATGTTCGAGTAATCGAAGAAACGCTGGCCCTACTAACCCAGATGGCATCCAGATGA
- a CDS encoding TatD family hydrolase, with protein MLVDSHCHLDRLDLAAHGGSLDAALEAARARGVGHFLCIGVSAGNAAAVKALAEQYPDVDCSVGVHPLDLEPGAAPALDWLLRELEHPRVVAIGETGLDYHYEPEAAGLQREAFRLHLEAARITGKPVVVHTREARVDTLALLREAALPQAGVLHCFTEDWAMAKAALDIGFYISLSGIVTFRNADALREVARQVPADRLLVETDSPYLAPIPHRGKPNLPQYVREVAEFLAELRGVRFEELAEQTTDNFQRLFPLAHLNRG; from the coding sequence ATGCTTGTCGATTCCCACTGTCACCTCGATCGTCTCGATCTCGCCGCCCATGGCGGCTCGCTGGATGCTGCACTGGAGGCCGCGCGTGCACGCGGCGTCGGGCATTTCCTCTGCATCGGAGTGAGCGCCGGCAATGCCGCCGCGGTCAAGGCGCTGGCCGAGCAATACCCGGACGTGGATTGCTCGGTGGGTGTGCATCCGCTGGATCTTGAGCCGGGGGCTGCTCCGGCGCTGGACTGGCTGCTGCGCGAGCTGGAGCACCCGCGCGTGGTGGCGATCGGCGAGACGGGCCTGGACTATCACTACGAGCCGGAAGCGGCGGGCCTGCAGCGCGAGGCTTTCCGTTTGCACCTCGAGGCCGCCAGGATCACCGGCAAGCCGGTCGTTGTGCATACCCGTGAGGCGCGTGTCGATACCTTGGCGCTGCTGCGTGAAGCGGCGTTACCGCAGGCCGGCGTGCTGCACTGTTTCACCGAAGACTGGGCGATGGCCAAGGCGGCGCTGGATATAGGTTTCTATATCTCCCTGTCCGGTATCGTGACCTTCCGCAATGCCGATGCCTTGCGTGAAGTGGCCCGTCAGGTGCCAGCCGATCGCTTGCTGGTGGAAACCGACTCGCCTTATCTGGCGCCCATTCCTCACCGCGGTAAGCCCAATCTGCCGCAATACGTGCGTGAAGTGGCGGAGTTTCTGGCCGAGTTGCGTGGGGTGCGTTTCGAGGAATTGGCCGAGCAGACCACCGACAACTTCCAGCGGCTGTTTCCGCTCGCCCACCTAAATCGCGGATAA
- a CDS encoding PilZ domain-containing protein, which produces MSLPPNLGPRNGILSLTIKDKSVLYAAYMPFIKNGGLFIPTNKSYKLGDEVFMLLNLMDEPEKIPVAGKVVWITPKGAQGNRAAGVGVQFNDGDNTARNKIETYLAGALTSDRPTHTM; this is translated from the coding sequence ATGAGCCTGCCTCCGAATCTTGGTCCGCGTAACGGAATCTTGTCCCTGACCATCAAGGACAAGTCCGTGCTCTATGCCGCCTACATGCCGTTCATCAAGAATGGTGGTCTGTTCATTCCCACCAACAAGAGCTACAAGCTCGGCGACGAAGTGTTCATGCTGCTCAACCTGATGGATGAGCCGGAGAAGATCCCGGTTGCCGGCAAGGTGGTTTGGATCACCCCCAAAGGTGCGCAGGGCAACCGTGCAGCAGGGGTCGGGGTGCAGTTCAATGATGGCGACAATACGGCTCGCAACAAGATCGAAACCTACCTGGCTGGCGCTCTGACGTCCGATCGCCCGACCCACACGATGTAA
- a CDS encoding DNA polymerase III subunit delta', with translation MAEAYPWQDTLWQQLAGRSQHAHAYLLHGPAGIGKRALAERLMARLLCRSPAGLEACGQCKACLLLAAGTHPDNFILEPEEADKAIKVDQVRELVSFVVQTAQLGGRKVVLVEPVEAMNLNAANALLKSLEEPSGDTVLLLISHQPSRVLPTVKSRCVQQTCPLPGEAMSLAWLAHALPESSQDECRELLTLAAGSPLTAVRLREQGVREQRAQVVDGVKKLLKQQQAPSQLAESWSAVPLPLLFDWFCDWALLILRYQMTRDEAGLGLADMRKVVQYLADKAAPGRVLALQEWLLAQRQKVLAKANLNRVLLLEALLVQWASLPGQG, from the coding sequence GTGGCTGAAGCCTATCCTTGGCAAGATACGCTCTGGCAGCAGCTGGCGGGGCGCAGTCAGCATGCCCATGCCTATTTGCTGCACGGGCCGGCAGGGATTGGCAAGCGTGCACTGGCCGAGCGCCTCATGGCCCGCCTGTTGTGCCGCAGCCCGGCTGGTCTGGAGGCTTGCGGGCAATGCAAGGCGTGCCTGTTGCTGGCCGCCGGCACCCATCCGGACAACTTTATCCTCGAGCCGGAAGAGGCCGACAAGGCGATCAAGGTCGATCAGGTGCGCGAACTAGTCAGCTTCGTGGTACAGACCGCGCAACTCGGCGGGCGCAAGGTGGTGCTGGTCGAGCCAGTCGAAGCGATGAACCTGAATGCCGCCAATGCCTTGCTGAAGAGCCTCGAAGAGCCCTCGGGCGATACCGTGTTGCTGTTGATTAGTCATCAGCCGAGCCGGGTGTTGCCGACAGTGAAAAGCCGCTGTGTGCAGCAGACTTGCCCACTGCCCGGCGAGGCCATGAGTCTGGCCTGGCTGGCGCATGCGTTGCCGGAAAGCAGCCAAGATGAATGCCGCGAGCTGCTGACCCTGGCTGCTGGTTCTCCGCTCACCGCCGTGCGCTTGCGCGAGCAGGGTGTCCGTGAACAGCGTGCTCAGGTAGTGGACGGGGTGAAGAAGCTGCTCAAACAGCAGCAGGCACCCAGCCAACTGGCCGAGAGCTGGAGTGCTGTGCCATTGCCGCTGCTGTTCGACTGGTTCTGCGATTGGGCGCTGTTGATCCTGCGCTATCAGATGACGCGTGATGAGGCCGGGCTGGGGCTTGCCGATATGCGCAAGGTGGTGCAGTACTTGGCCGATAAGGCTGCGCCGGGCAGGGTACTGGCACTGCAGGAGTGGCTGCTGGCACAACGGCAGAAAGTGCTGGCCAAGGCCAACCTCAACCGTGTGTTGCTTCTCGAAGCCTTGCTGGTGCAGTGGGCAAGCCTGCCTGGACAAGGCTAG
- the tmk gene encoding dTMP kinase codes for MTGLFITLEGPEGAGKSTNREYLAQRLHEQGLEVVLSREPGGTPLAERIRELLLTPSEEAMAADTELLLVFAARAQHLAAVIRPALARGAVVLCDRFTDATYAYQGGGRGLDAARIAELECFVQGALRPDLTLVFDLPVEVGLSRAAARGRLDRFEQEGRGFFEAVRQTYLRRAAAVPQRYRVVDAAQPLAQVQQALDALLPQIVERARG; via the coding sequence GTGACCGGTCTGTTTATTACCCTCGAAGGCCCGGAAGGCGCCGGTAAAAGCACCAATCGCGAATATCTGGCCCAGCGTCTGCACGAGCAGGGCCTCGAAGTGGTGCTGAGCCGCGAGCCGGGTGGCACGCCCCTGGCCGAGCGGATTCGGGAACTCTTGCTGACGCCCAGCGAAGAAGCGATGGCGGCCGATACCGAACTGCTGCTGGTGTTCGCGGCGCGTGCCCAACATCTGGCTGCAGTGATCCGGCCAGCATTGGCACGAGGGGCGGTGGTGCTCTGCGATCGTTTTACCGATGCCACTTATGCTTACCAGGGCGGCGGTCGCGGGTTGGATGCGGCGCGGATTGCCGAGCTTGAATGTTTCGTCCAGGGCGCATTGCGCCCCGACCTGACCTTGGTCTTTGATCTGCCGGTAGAGGTGGGCCTGTCCCGGGCCGCAGCCCGTGGGCGGCTGGATCGTTTCGAGCAGGAAGGTCGCGGCTTCTTTGAGGCAGTGCGTCAGACTTATCTACGCCGTGCCGCCGCGGTGCCGCAGCGCTACCGCGTGGTCGATGCCGCGCAACCGCTGGCGCAAGTGCAGCAGGCCTTGGACGCTTTGTTGCCGCAGATCGTGGAGCGGGCCCGTGGCTGA
- the mltG gene encoding endolytic transglycosylase MltG: MIRKLLLLLEGCVLLLGLLVVFVAWQQHSALNQPLNLEAEQLLDVPAGATPGGVLNRLESEGVLHDAFWLRLYWRFNLSGQSLHSGEYRMLPGQRAIDLVRLWRRGEVVQYSLTLVEGWNFRQVRAALAKQGKLKQTLEALSDAELMARLGQPGIHPEGRFFPDTYRYVRGTSDLDLLKQAYTRLEQVLDEEWRTRADALPYRNPYQALIMASMIEKETGVPAERGQIAGVFVRRLKLGMLLQTDPTVIYGLGERYNGKLTRAHLHEPTPYNTYIIAGMPPTPIALVGREAIHAALHPEAGTSLYFVARGDGSHVFSGDLEAHNRAVREYQLKRRTDYRSSPAPIPETATNKDSQ; this comes from the coding sequence GTGATACGCAAACTACTGCTGTTACTGGAAGGCTGCGTCCTGCTGCTTGGACTGCTGGTGGTTTTCGTTGCCTGGCAGCAGCATTCCGCGCTCAATCAACCGTTGAACCTCGAGGCGGAACAGCTGCTCGACGTCCCGGCGGGAGCCACACCCGGAGGTGTGCTCAATCGCCTGGAGAGCGAGGGGGTGTTGCACGATGCTTTCTGGTTGCGCCTGTACTGGCGTTTCAATCTGAGCGGCCAGTCGCTACACAGCGGCGAATACCGCATGCTTCCAGGGCAACGGGCTATCGATTTGGTCCGCCTGTGGCGGCGCGGCGAGGTGGTGCAATACAGCCTGACTCTGGTCGAGGGCTGGAATTTCCGCCAGGTGCGCGCGGCGCTCGCCAAGCAGGGCAAGCTGAAGCAAACCCTCGAAGCGCTGAGCGATGCCGAGTTGATGGCGCGGCTAGGTCAGCCGGGTATCCATCCAGAAGGGCGTTTCTTTCCCGATACCTACCGCTATGTCCGGGGCACAAGTGATCTCGACTTGCTCAAGCAAGCTTACACCCGACTCGAGCAGGTGCTCGACGAGGAGTGGCGGACCCGCGCCGACGCTTTGCCATACCGTAATCCCTACCAAGCCTTGATCATGGCCTCGATGATCGAGAAGGAAACCGGCGTACCGGCGGAGCGCGGGCAGATTGCCGGAGTGTTCGTCCGTCGCCTCAAGCTTGGCATGCTACTGCAGACCGATCCGACTGTGATCTACGGCCTCGGCGAGCGTTACAACGGCAAACTGACGCGTGCACATTTGCATGAGCCGACGCCCTATAACACCTACATAATTGCAGGAATGCCGCCAACGCCCATCGCTCTGGTTGGCCGCGAGGCCATTCATGCGGCGCTCCATCCCGAGGCGGGAACGAGTCTGTATTTCGTTGCCCGCGGTGATGGCAGCCATGTCTTTTCGGGCGATCTCGAAGCGCACAATCGTGCCGTTCGGGAGTACCAGCTCAAGCGGCGCACTGATTACCGTTCCAGTCCGGCTCCGATTCCGGAGACCGCAACCAATAAGGACAGCCAGTGA
- the pabC gene encoding aminodeoxychorismate lyase, producing the protein MLVWVDGSPAAALSVKDRGLAYGDGLFETIAVKNGQPRLFARHLERLAEGCARLGLACDPGLVRSELLRFCVALGDGVAKLILTRGDGLRGYAPPVAAQPRRILQASPWPDYPAAYAEQGVRLFPCQTRLAEQPLLAGLKHLNRLEQVLARAEWHDAEHAEGLMLDTSERVIEGVYSNLFVVKDGVLLTPELARCGVAGVMRAELLAQAQLRGIVTVVRDIGYAELPGADELFLCNSLYGIWPVRALQDHDWPVGPVTRKLQSIARDLLDC; encoded by the coding sequence ATGCTCGTTTGGGTCGACGGTAGCCCGGCTGCGGCACTTTCCGTTAAGGACCGTGGCCTCGCTTACGGCGATGGGTTGTTCGAGACCATCGCCGTCAAGAATGGCCAGCCGCGGCTATTCGCGCGCCATCTGGAGCGACTGGCCGAAGGCTGCGCACGTCTGGGGCTTGCGTGCGACCCCGGGCTGGTTCGCTCCGAGCTCCTGCGTTTTTGCGTGGCGCTCGGTGATGGCGTTGCCAAGCTGATCCTGACCCGTGGTGATGGTTTGCGCGGCTATGCGCCGCCAGTAGCGGCGCAACCGCGGCGTATCCTGCAGGCGAGTCCGTGGCCAGACTATCCGGCGGCGTACGCTGAGCAGGGCGTGCGTCTGTTTCCATGTCAGACGCGCTTGGCCGAGCAGCCCTTGCTGGCCGGATTGAAACATTTGAACCGGCTGGAACAGGTGTTGGCGCGTGCCGAATGGCATGATGCCGAGCATGCCGAGGGCCTGATGCTGGATACCTCGGAACGTGTCATTGAAGGCGTCTACAGCAACCTGTTCGTGGTCAAGGACGGGGTTCTGCTGACGCCTGAGCTGGCGCGCTGTGGTGTCGCTGGCGTGATGCGTGCCGAGTTGCTGGCTCAAGCCCAGCTGCGAGGCATCGTCACGGTCGTGCGCGATATCGGTTATGCCGAGCTGCCCGGCGCCGATGAGCTGTTCCTCTGCAACAGCCTGTATGGCATCTGGCCGGTGCGCGCGCTGCAGGATCATGACTGGCCGGTCGGCCCGGTCACCCGTAAACTCCAGAGCATTGCCCGCGATCTACTGGACTGCTGA
- the fabF gene encoding beta-ketoacyl-ACP synthase II has product MSRRRVVVTGLGMLSPLGTDVPSSWQGILAGRSGIGLIEHMDLSAYSTRFGGSVKDFNVEQYLSVKEARKLDLFIQYGMAASFQAVRNSGLEVTDANRERIGVAMGSGIGGLTNIENNCKVLHEQGPRRLSPFFVPGSIINMISGFMSIHLGLQGPNYAIATACTTGTHCIGMAARNIAYGEADVMIAGGAEMAACGLGIGGFAAARALSTRNDEPTRASRPWDKGRDGFVLSDGAGALVLEELEHAKARGATIYAELIGFGMSGDAYHMTSPPEDGAGAARCMANAIRDAGLNVEQVQYINAHGTSTPAGDLAEAAAIKSVFGDHAYKLAVSSTKSMTGHLLGAAGAVEAIFSVLAIRDQVAPPTINLDEPDEGCDLDFVPHQAKELPIDVVLSNSFGFGGTNGSLVFSRFAG; this is encoded by the coding sequence GTGTCGCGTAGACGCGTTGTGGTCACCGGCCTGGGCATGTTGTCGCCGCTGGGTACCGATGTGCCGAGTAGCTGGCAGGGCATTCTGGCAGGCCGAAGTGGCATTGGTCTGATCGAACATATGGACCTTTCTGCCTATTCCACCCGTTTTGGCGGCTCGGTAAAGGATTTCAACGTCGAGCAATACTTGTCGGTCAAAGAAGCACGCAAACTCGACCTGTTCATCCAGTATGGGATGGCGGCGAGTTTCCAGGCTGTACGTAACTCGGGCCTGGAAGTGACCGACGCTAACCGCGAGCGAATTGGTGTGGCGATGGGCTCCGGTATCGGCGGCCTGACCAATATCGAGAACAACTGCAAAGTGCTGCACGAGCAAGGGCCGCGGCGCCTTTCGCCATTTTTTGTGCCCGGCTCGATTATCAATATGATTTCCGGGTTTATGTCCATCCATCTGGGATTGCAGGGGCCCAACTACGCAATTGCCACGGCCTGCACGACGGGTACGCATTGCATCGGCATGGCGGCGCGCAATATCGCTTATGGCGAAGCCGATGTGATGATCGCAGGCGGTGCCGAGATGGCGGCTTGCGGGTTGGGTATTGGCGGTTTTGCGGCGGCGCGGGCGCTGTCGACGCGCAATGACGAACCGACCCGGGCGAGCCGGCCGTGGGACAAGGGCCGTGACGGCTTCGTTCTTTCCGATGGCGCCGGTGCTTTGGTGCTTGAGGAACTCGAGCACGCCAAAGCGCGCGGTGCGACCATCTACGCCGAACTGATTGGCTTCGGTATGAGTGGCGATGCCTATCACATGACTTCGCCACCGGAAGATGGTGCCGGTGCTGCCCGCTGCATGGCCAATGCCATCCGCGATGCCGGGCTGAATGTCGAACAGGTGCAGTACATCAATGCCCATGGCACCTCGACCCCGGCCGGCGATTTGGCTGAGGCGGCGGCGATCAAGTCGGTATTCGGTGATCATGCCTACAAGCTGGCGGTCAGTTCGACCAAGTCGATGACTGGCCATCTGCTGGGCGCGGCTGGCGCGGTGGAGGCGATCTTCAGTGTGTTGGCGATTCGCGACCAAGTCGCGCCGCCGACCATCAATCTGGATGAGCCAGACGAAGGCTGCGACCTGGACTTCGTGCCGCATCAGGCCAAAGAGCTGCCGATCGACGTCGTGCTTTCCAACTCCTTCGGTTTTGGCGGCACCAACGGCTCGCTGGTGTTCAGTCGGTTTGCCGGCTGA
- the acpP gene encoding acyl carrier protein, whose product MSTIEERVKKIVAEQLGVKEEEVTNSASFVEDLGADSLDTVELVMALEEEFETEIPDEQAEKITTVQEAIDYVTAHA is encoded by the coding sequence ATGAGCACCATCGAAGAACGCGTCAAGAAAATCGTTGCTGAGCAACTTGGCGTCAAAGAAGAGGAAGTAACCAACAGCGCTTCCTTCGTCGAAGACCTGGGTGCCGACTCTCTTGACACCGTTGAGCTGGTGATGGCTCTCGAAGAAGAGTTCGAGACCGAAATCCCGGACGAGCAAGCTGAGAAGATCACCACTGTTCAGGAAGCCATCGATTACGTTACTGCGCACGCGTAA